A part of Blastocatellia bacterium genomic DNA contains:
- a CDS encoding helix-turn-helix domain-containing protein, giving the protein MIETTPEKISVAETDLLIRLGQRVRTLRKQQGLTLKELASLTDLSLRFVSQLEVGEGNIAITRLAQIANVLKVSLSELLLNVEPAKNNLSQLQADIDTMLTGRTESELKQAKRVLALALGQHQQTTITLLGLRGAGKTTIGKKLANKLNVPFWELDEKIEDIAGLSLTEIFSLHGETYYRRLETQALLELFSRQQTAIIALPGGIVNNLDAFALTKEKSITVWLKATPTEHMQRVLAQGDRRPIANRPNAMTELQTILTAREPLYKQAKLIIDTSTLGINKSIETAISELKNVGWVK; this is encoded by the coding sequence ATGATAGAAACTACCCCTGAAAAAATTTCTGTTGCTGAGACTGATTTACTAATCAGACTTGGACAACGTGTAAGAACTCTACGTAAACAACAAGGATTGACTCTTAAAGAATTAGCGAGTTTGACAGATTTAAGCCTACGTTTTGTCTCACAACTTGAAGTAGGTGAAGGAAACATTGCCATTACTCGACTTGCCCAAATAGCAAATGTTCTAAAAGTAAGTCTTTCAGAGTTATTACTAAATGTTGAACCTGCAAAAAATAACCTTAGTCAATTGCAAGCCGACATAGACACAATGTTAACAGGTCGTACAGAAAGCGAATTAAAACAAGCTAAACGTGTTTTAGCTCTAGCACTTGGGCAACATCAACAAACAACTATAACTTTGTTGGGTCTGCGTGGTGCTGGTAAAACTACAATAGGAAAAAAACTAGCTAATAAATTAAATGTTCCTTTTTGGGAACTAGATGAAAAGATTGAAGATATAGCAGGACTAAGCTTAACAGAAATTTTTTCACTTCATGGTGAAACCTATTACCGGAGATTAGAAACTCAAGCCTTGCTAGAGTTATTTTCACGTCAACAAACAGCCATAATTGCGTTGCCAGGAGGTATTGTTAACAATTTAGACGCTTTTGCACTTACAAAAGAAAAATCTATAACCGTTTGGCTAAAAGCTACTCCTACAGAACATATGCAGCGCGTTTTAGCTCAAGGTGATCGTCGCCCTATTGCTAATCGTCCAAATGCGATGACAGAACTTCAAACAATCCTAACTGCACGAGAACCACTTTATAAACAAGCTAAATTAATTATTGATACTTCTACTCTAGGCATTAACAAGAGCATAGAAACAGCCATCTCAGAATTAAAAAATGTAGGCTGGGTAAAATAA